The bacterium genomic interval CATTGGCACGGATAACAAACACGGGTATTTTGTTTCCGAACAAATTGACAGCTGCCCTGTGATAACAAAGATTTCCATCAGGGAATAATACAAATACTTAAAAAAGAGGATATTCATATAGCAATTTAGTGATTTCTAAGATTTATACAACCATCTTTTCCCCCGCACCTGAAAATCTCACACCCTTTCCTATCCTCTCCCTTGACTTTTTCCCTGATATTTTGTAAACTTACAGTGCTCAGAAAATTGAGCTATTCAGACTCCGAGTCTTGTTCCCTACGGGTGGCTTACCTATGGGAAAAGACCGATAGGGTTCGGCCGGAAACAGCCGTGCCTCCCGTACTTGGAAAGGAGTTAAAATGATACCGGCATTATTTCTACATACCGCTTTCTTTTTATCTCCTTTCCTTAAAGATATTCCATAATCCGGATTGTATTGGGGCAGTATAATGGATCAGATAATGCGCGGCATTTCAGACGCGGTAAAAATAATTCTGTCATTTGACAGAGAATTTCTACAGATAGTTTCAGTTTCCGTAAAATTGTCAATTGCATCTACTCTGCTTGCATCTATTCTCGGAATACCTGCAGGAATTTTTATCAGCACTACCAGGTTCCCCGGACGTGATTCAGTAAAAACTGTGCTCAGCACTTTAATGTCCCTGCCCACTGTTGTTGTGGGACTCACAGTCTATGCGTTTTTATCCCGCAGCGGCCCTCTTGGATCCATGAAACTGCTCTATACTCAGGCTGCAATAATCATAGGCCAGACAATTCTGATATTCCCGATAATCACTTCCCTGACAATCTCAGCTGTATGCACTATGGACAGAAGAATTAAGGAGACTGC includes:
- a CDS encoding ABC transporter permease, with amino-acid sequence MDQIMRGISDAVKIILSFDREFLQIVSVSVKLSIASTLLASILGIPAGIFISTTRFPGRDSVKTVLSTLMSLPTVVVGLTVYAFLSRSGPLGSMKLLYTQAAIIIGQTILIFPIITSLTISAVCTMDRRIKETALSLGANQSQAFRIFLKESRYGITAAVIAGFGRVFAEVGVSMMLGGNIRHYTRTITTAIALETSKGAFSMGIALGAVLLVVAFAINIVFLQFQRYAGR